The Methanobacterium sp. BAmetb5 genome includes a region encoding these proteins:
- a CDS encoding DEAD/DEAH box helicase: protein MESLLFEDLELSREMKRAIADMGFEEATPIQSLVLPYVLDGKDVIGQSQTGTGKTAAFGIPVLEKLDPTVRGVQAVILCPTRELAIQVAEEIRKLSKYKKTNVLPVYGGQPIERQIKALKRGVQIIIGTPGRVMDHIHRRTLKMDQVRTIILDEADEMLDMGFRDDIEFVLEQIPEERQMLLFSATMSPVILGLTRKYQNKPKMLKVAHQELTVPEIEQIYFEVKEQMKLDLLTRLIDMHNLKLTLVFCNTKRRVDRLVNHLQTRGYFADGLHGDMSQNQRDRVMNKFRKGQIEILVATDVAARGIDVDDVEAVFNYDVPNNEEYYVHRIGRTGRAGKKGQAFTFVSGKEIYQLRDIQRYTKVRIEQQKIPSLGEVEEVKRDLFLERLRKEIDNGDLDQEIHLIERLMEEDYSSVDIAAALLKLYVGRKDDSSQKDSKYGDTGAQPGMVRFFINVGRKQKVKAKDIVRAIGDVSGLSSTSIGRIDVLDKFSFVELPQKQAREVVGALQRKGIKGLRVNMEPANKKM from the coding sequence ATGGAAAGTTTATTATTTGAAGATTTGGAATTATCCCGTGAAATGAAACGAGCAATTGCAGATATGGGTTTTGAAGAGGCAACACCTATACAATCACTGGTTTTACCCTATGTATTAGATGGTAAAGATGTTATTGGCCAGTCCCAAACTGGTACTGGTAAAACCGCTGCCTTTGGAATACCCGTACTGGAAAAACTGGACCCCACTGTTCGGGGAGTGCAGGCAGTTATACTCTGTCCCACCAGGGAACTGGCCATCCAAGTGGCCGAAGAAATTAGAAAGTTATCTAAATACAAAAAAACCAACGTTCTACCAGTTTACGGGGGACAACCCATTGAACGGCAAATTAAAGCCCTGAAAAGAGGAGTGCAGATCATCATTGGGACTCCCGGACGGGTGATGGATCATATTCACCGTAGAACACTTAAGATGGACCAGGTGAGGACCATCATCCTGGATGAAGCTGATGAAATGCTGGACATGGGATTCAGGGATGATATAGAGTTTGTCTTAGAACAAATACCTGAAGAAAGGCAAATGTTACTATTTTCCGCTACTATGTCTCCAGTAATCCTGGGACTAACCAGAAAATACCAGAACAAGCCTAAAATGCTCAAAGTAGCCCATCAGGAACTCACCGTCCCTGAAATTGAACAGATCTACTTTGAAGTTAAAGAACAGATGAAACTGGATCTGTTGACTCGGCTTATAGATATGCACAACCTTAAACTCACCCTGGTATTCTGTAATACTAAAAGAAGAGTGGATCGCCTGGTAAACCACCTCCAAACCAGAGGATACTTCGCCGATGGACTGCACGGCGACATGAGTCAGAACCAGCGGGACAGGGTCATGAACAAGTTCCGGAAGGGTCAGATCGAGATACTGGTGGCTACGGATGTGGCTGCCAGGGGAATTGATGTGGATGATGTGGAGGCAGTTTTCAACTACGATGTACCCAACAACGAGGAATACTACGTACACCGAATAGGTAGAACCGGTCGTGCCGGTAAAAAAGGACAGGCCTTCACCTTTGTATCTGGAAAGGAAATCTATCAGTTAAGGGATATCCAGCGCTACACCAAGGTCCGTATTGAACAACAGAAAATCCCTTCCTTAGGAGAAGTGGAAGAAGTTAAAAGGGACCTGTTCCTGGAAAGACTCCGGAAGGAAATAGATAACGGAGACCTAGATCAGGAGATCCATCTCATCGAAAGATTGATGGAAGAGGATTACAGCTCTGTGGATATTGCTGCAGCCCTCCTCAAATTATACGTGGGTAGGAAGGATGATTCCAGTCAGAAGGATTCTAAATACGGGGATACTGGAGCACAACCGGGAATGGTAAGATTCTTCATTAACGTGGGTCGCAAACAGAAGGTGAAAGCAAAAGACATAGTACGAGCTATAGGAGATGTATCGGGACTTTCCTCAACCAGCATTGGCCGTATCGATGTACTGGATAAATTTTCCTTTGTTGAACTTCCACAGAAACAAGCCCGTGAAGTGGTCGGTGCCCTGCAGAGAAAGGGAATAAAAGGACTCCGGGTAAATATGGAACCCGCTAATAAGAAGATGTAA
- a CDS encoding ATP-binding protein, whose protein sequence is MEEKFTLHVMADLKNLSTIGEFITGRASKLGLDRKGVFQLELAVDEVTSNIILHGYPQQSGPIHLLIWKEQKKIYIQIQDRGEPFNPLKEDKPDLSTDLEERSPGGLGIHFLKTVTDAAHYQFHDGKNILTLVKNLD, encoded by the coding sequence ATGGAAGAGAAATTTACACTCCATGTAATGGCTGATCTGAAAAATTTATCCACCATTGGTGAATTTATCACTGGACGTGCCAGTAAACTTGGCTTGGACCGGAAGGGGGTTTTCCAGTTGGAACTGGCAGTGGATGAAGTTACCTCCAATATCATCCTCCATGGTTACCCCCAACAAAGTGGCCCTATCCACCTCCTGATCTGGAAGGAACAGAAAAAGATCTATATCCAGATTCAGGATAGAGGTGAACCATTTAATCCTTTAAAGGAAGATAAACCAGATTTATCCACTGATCTTGAGGAAAGATCACCCGGTGGTTTGGGAATTCATTTCCTGAAGACAGTAACCGACGCGGCCCATTACCAGTTCCACGACGGAAAAAACATTCTAACCCTGGTTAAAAATCTGGATTGA